The segment TCGCCCAACTCCAGGCAGTGCTTCCAGCTCTTTTCTGGTGGCTGGTACCTCTGAGTTGTGATGCTCGATCAGAGCCTGGCAGGTCTTAATGACATTGGCGGCCTTGGTGTTGAAAAGCCCAATGCTTTTAATGTGCTGTTTGACGCCGTCTACGCCAAGCTTGAGCATCGCCTCAGGGGTGCTGCCCACTGTGAAGAGACTCGCGGTTGCCTTGTTGACGCTGACATCTGTCGCCTGTGCTGACAGGATAACGGCGATCAACAGCTCAAAATTTGAGTTGTAATTGAGCTCCGTAGTCGGCGCCGGATTTGCCAGGCGCAGACGCTCAAAGATTTCCGTACGCTTGGCCTTGTTCATCTGCAGGTTGTCCTGTTGACCAGGCCGAAAAACCAGATTGATGCAAGGGTGCCTGTCAGCCAACACCCAGCTGCCCATAGCATCAAATAGCCAGCGTACCGGTCCACAGTCTGCTGTACTGGGACCTGGGCGCGCAATTCAATCGGTCGGGGCGAGTTCACCGATCTTCCTCAGTGCTGGTTTCAGAACCTACGGTAAAAAATGGTTTTTGCAGCTGTTTGCGCTGTTTGACGCGGGCAACTGCAGCGGCGATTTCCTGTCTGGCCTGGTTCCTGGAAAAGGCCTGTAAGCCGGCATCGGCAACCTCGGGATTTTCCGGGCGGGCCACCGAGCGCCGTCTCGATCCGCGCCGCATCGCAGTGTCTCTGGCGAGGCGTTGCCTGCGTGATTCAAAACGTTTCTTGCGGTAGTCACTTAGCTGCCGTAGCTGCCAGTCTGTTTGCTCCTGACCTGCTGCAGGCAACATGTCAATGCAATCTACCGGGCAGGGGTCGACACAAAGATCACAACCGGTGCATTCGCGCGTTATTACAGTATGCATCAGTTTAGGCGCCCCGAGGATGGCATCTACTGGACAGGCCTGGATACATTTTGTGCAGCCTATACATTCAGTCTCTCTGATGAAGGCCACGCGAGGTGGTGAATGGGTACCATGGGCCGGGTCCAGCACGGTAACTGGCTGAGCCATCAGGTCGGCGAGCAGGCGGATGGTTCGTTCGCCGCCGGGAGGGCATTTGTTAATGGGTTCTCCATCGGCTATTGCTTTGGCATAAGGTGCGCAGCCGGAAAATCCGCACTTCCCGCACTGGGTCTGCGGCAGCAAACGGTTGATCTGCTCAACCAGGTCCAGTTGCGGGCGGTGTGAATCGTAGTTCATAAGTTTTAGTAGCCGCCAGCCAGAGTAACCAGCGGCAGGTTCGATGCTGCCCGACTGGCTGTCAGTAACGCGATGCACAGGTCCCGAAAAGGCTGAGCTGGACCTCTAAAAAACAGTCTTGTGTGCAGGGTGGCAAGGGTTCGCCATAATGATGCAATACCGGGAATCCTAAGGATGGCAAGCCCGGGCGTACCAAGCAGCATCCTGCCGGTCTGAAAGGCAAACAACGCAGCTAGCAGGGTGTTGGCAAATTTTCTGGCTGAAGATACGGTCATTCCGTGAAGGTTCGGTTCGTTTGAACGGCGGGCTGTATTCTAGCACGAGGCCCACGTTGCGGCCTGGTCGAGAGAGTAAGGCCGCAGGGAATGTCAGCAGTACTGCCCGCAGTTGTCGTCAGGCAGACCCGCCGAACGTGCGGCAGGGATCCGATAACGTGCCAGAATTTCCGCTTCGGTACGCAACGCCTCTTCGTGGTTGATGACCATCTGGTAACCGTTGGCGTTGGAAAAAGTCACGTGCTCTCGTTGGTTGTTGTCAAGTAGTTGGACAAAATGCTGAAAGTCCTTTACCGGCTCGCCGTTTATGGAGTCGACGATCCAGTTGCGCCAGTCGTGATAGCCAAGATTCACATCGGCCGCCAATACCTGCAACGCTACGACCACTTCACGGCGCTGGGGAGAACTCCACTCGTTCCGCGCCTGAAGCAGATTGACCGGTGCGGTGCGGGCCCAGTCAGAGCCCCAGCGACGGATCAGGTTCATGTTCAGCGGCACGAACAGTATGCCACCGTAGATGTAATACTCAGGCACCCGGTCGTATTGCTGACCTGCCACCAGACTGTAGCTCTCCAGCGCTTCCCTGGCCTTGACTGAAACGGTCAGAAGTTCGCCGTCCCTGACGTAGGTAAGGCTGATCGGCTCACCCACATGGGCAAGATCGATGGCGTGTTTGTAATCCGTGCGGGAGTCGTCATTGATACTAATGCTGCCGTCATCTGCTACATCATAGCCATTGATGTTCAGAATCACATCGTCGGTCCGTAATACGCCGTCTACCGGTGACTCTTCAAATACCTTGATAACCAGCACTCCACTTTCTCCCGGTTTCAGACCGCGGGCTCGTTTGGCCGCCGGGCTGTCGAGGGTCTGGGTGCGGAAGCCAAGGTCCGGAAAGCCGTCGTTGCGACCATCCTGGCTGTCTTTCAACACATGGGAGATGACACTGGGCGGGACAAAATAACCCAGGTTCTCTGCCCGGCCACCGGCATTGGCCTGCATTACCACGCCTACGATCTGACCATCTTTAATAACCGGGCCACCGCTGTTGCCGGGGTTGATGGCAGCGTCGATCTGCCCGGCCAGCAGGTAGGTGCCAGCGTGGGCGTAGCGCTGATGTTCCACGCGCGACAGCACGCCCTCAGTCACGCTGAGAGTCTTGCCGCCGATAGGATAACCGAACACCGACACAGCCTCTCTTATGCGGGGCAGGCTGCCCACCGAGAGCGCCTGCAGATCACTGAAAAAACTCTGGTCGGAAACTGTGATCAGTGCCAGGTCGGCCTCGTGGGATACGAACACCACTTCTGCCTGGTAGCGCTCCGGATCGTTGTGCTTCTGCGCCTGGATGAAACTCGCATTGGCGACCACGTGAGCATTGGTGAGTATCAGGTTACCCTCGATTACTGTGCCGGAGCCGCTGCCCTGGCTCGGGGTCAGTAGCCGCCACGGCGTAAAATAATCAGGCTCCGCCGCAGTGGTATAGATCTTAACGACTGAATCTTCAATCGCACTGATTTCGGTTTCCTGGGCGGTGGCCAGTAAAGGCGCGGCCAGCAGGCATATTCCGAACAGGGTTGACCAGGCAGCGTAGTAACGTGAAAGCATCGGTATCTGAAATTCCATTCTGGTGGTCTTCAAAGGCCCTAGGTAGGGACCAGTGCCCCGGCAGGGCACTGACAACTGTTTGCGGAGCGAAGCGCCAAGCTTATTACGTTCGGTGCACGCTGGCCAGTTCAGAACAGTCGAACCGACGAATGCGGGCGCTCAGGTCACCCGCATGCCGGGCTGGGCTCCCGAATCCGGTTCAAGCAGCCAGATATCCTTGCCACCGGGGCCTGCGGCAAGGACCATGCCTTCCGACAAGCCGAATTTCATCTTGCGTGGTTTCAGGTTGGCCACCATCACCGTCAGACGCCCGACCAGTTGAGCCGGGTCATAAGCGGATTTGATGCCGGAAAAGACGGTTCGAGTGAGAGGCTGACCCTTGTCATCGATGCCCAGGTCAAGCTCCAGTCTCAACAGTTTGTCCGCGCCCTTTACGTGTTCAGCGCCAGTTATTCGAGCAATTCGCAGATCAACTTTGAAAAAGTCATCGATCTCGATTTCAGATTCCAGGGCTGGCCCCGATGCCTGGCTGGCCGGTTTGCTGGACTCGACTTCGCGCTGTCCAACTTCCACCCGTGTGGCTTCGATAACGGCCTGCACTTTCTCCATTTCTACCCGCTGCAGCAGCGGTTCAAATCGGTTGACAGTCGTTCCTTTCAGGGCGGTATCGGCATCCTGCCAACGAAGGCTCTCCACACCCAGGAAGGCTTCGGCCTTGCAGGCCAGAACCGGCAGGACCGGTTTCAGGTAAATAACCAGCAGCCGGAAAAGGTTAATTCCCATGCTGCAGATAGCCTGAACGCGCAGATCCTGGGGGTCTGCTTTGGCAAGCACCCAGGGTTGCTGATCGTTGATGTACTGATTGGCGCGATCTGCAAGCGCCATGATTTCCCGCATGGCTTTACTGTATTCGCGTTTTTCATACAGCGTGGCAATGGTGTCACTGGCTGCCTGAAACTCGGCAAGCAGCTGGGGTTCGCTGTGCTGGTCCGCCAGTTGCCCGGAAAAACCCCGGTTGATAAACCCGGCACAGCGACTGGCTATGTTGACCACTTTGCCCACCAGGTCTGAGTTCACCCGCTGAACAAAATCTTCCAGATTGAGATCCAGGTCGTCGACGCCGTCCGACATCTTGGCCACCAGATAGTAGCGCAGGTACTCTGGGTCCAGGTGATCAAGATAGGTTCTGGCGTTAATGAAGGTGCCGCGGGACTTGGACATTTTCTTGCCATCCACGGTCAGAAAGCCGTGAACATAGACAGCGGTCGGAGTTCTGAAACCGGCACTTTGAAGCATTGAGGGCCAGAACAGGGTATGAAAATTGACGATGTCCTTGCCGATAAAATGGTACAGTTCGGCCTCGCTGTTCTTGTTCCAGTACGCATCGAAGTCGTGACCGGACCGTGCGCAAAGATTCTTAAAGCTGGCCATGTAGCCGATGGGCGCGTCCACCCAGACATAAAAATATTTGCCGGGGTGGCCCGGAATCTCGAAGCCGAAGTAGGGTGCGTCCCGGCTGATGTCCCACTCCTGCAAGCCGCTGTCCAGCCATTCCGCCAGTTTATTGGCCACCTGGGGTTGCAGTGCGCCGCTGCGGGTCCAGGTTTTCAGAAACTCAGTAAAGGCCGGCAGGGTGAAAAACAGGTGCTCGGATTCTTTCTCTACAGGCGCCGCCCCGGAAATTGTTGAGCGGGGTTCGATCAGCTCGGTGGGGCTGTAGGTCGAACCGCACACCTCACAGTTATCGCCATACTGATCCTCCGCCTTGCACTTGGGACAGGCGCCCTTGATGAAGCGATCTGCCAGGAACATCTGCTTTTCCGGGTCGAACAACTGGGTAATCTTGCGCCGGCTTATGTGGCCGTTGGCATCCAGTCGTGCGAAGATCGTTTCGGCGAATTCACGATTCTCTTCAGAGTGAGTAGTGTAGTAGTTGTCGAAGCCGATATGAAAGCCGGCGAAATCCTCCTGGTGGGCCTGGTTGATTCGCGCTATGTGCTCCTCTGGCGTGATGCCCTGGGCTTCAGCGCTCAGCATGATCGCGGTTCCGTGCGCGTCATCGGCGCATACGTAAACGCAGTCGTGGCCGCGCATTTTCTGCAGTCGGACCCAGACATCCGTCTGAATCACTTCCATCAGATGGCCAAGGTGAATGCCCGAGTTGGCGTAGGGAAGAGCGCTGGTGACTAGAATTTTTCTGTTTGACACGGTGGATTCCTTGCAGAACCTTGCAGAAACGGTGAGTAAGACCCGGTATATACAGGGGCGCAACGGCAGGCGATGATACTTTAGATGGGCGCTGAATTCAGCATGTTTTCAGTGGTAAATGGCTGGACGGCGGAATATTATCCCTGCCGGAGTTTGCTTAGTGCAGCGAAACACAATTGCCTTTATTATGCGCGTTTTCGAATTAAGGACTGGCACCCATGACAATTAAATCAGACCGGTGGATACGGCAAATGGCTCGTGA is part of the Gammaproteobacteria bacterium genome and harbors:
- the nth gene encoding endonuclease III — protein: MNKAKRTEIFERLRLANPAPTTELNYNSNFELLIAVILSAQATDVSVNKATASLFTVGSTPEAMLKLGVDGVKQHIKSIGLFNTKAANVIKTCQALIEHHNSEVPATRKELEALPGVGRKTANVVLNTAFREATVAVDTHIFRVSNRTGIAPGKTVLEVEKRLMRVVPAEYLLDAHHWLILHGRYVCTARKPDCIACAINDLCEFKKKTR
- the rsxB gene encoding electron transport complex subunit RsxB; the encoded protein is MNYDSHRPQLDLVEQINRLLPQTQCGKCGFSGCAPYAKAIADGEPINKCPPGGERTIRLLADLMAQPVTVLDPAHGTHSPPRVAFIRETECIGCTKCIQACPVDAILGAPKLMHTVITRECTGCDLCVDPCPVDCIDMLPAAGQEQTDWQLRQLSDYRKKRFESRRQRLARDTAMRRGSRRRSVARPENPEVADAGLQAFSRNQARQEIAAAVARVKQRKQLQKPFFTVGSETSTEEDR
- a CDS encoding serine protease codes for the protein MEFQIPMLSRYYAAWSTLFGICLLAAPLLATAQETEISAIEDSVVKIYTTAAEPDYFTPWRLLTPSQGSGSGTVIEGNLILTNAHVVANASFIQAQKHNDPERYQAEVVFVSHEADLALITVSDQSFFSDLQALSVGSLPRIREAVSVFGYPIGGKTLSVTEGVLSRVEHQRYAHAGTYLLAGQIDAAINPGNSGGPVIKDGQIVGVVMQANAGGRAENLGYFVPPSVISHVLKDSQDGRNDGFPDLGFRTQTLDSPAAKRARGLKPGESGVLVIKVFEESPVDGVLRTDDVILNINGYDVADDGSISINDDSRTDYKHAIDLAHVGEPISLTYVRDGELLTVSVKAREALESYSLVAGQQYDRVPEYYIYGGILFVPLNMNLIRRWGSDWARTAPVNLLQARNEWSSPQRREVVVALQVLAADVNLGYHDWRNWIVDSINGEPVKDFQHFVQLLDNNQREHVTFSNANGYQMVINHEEALRTEAEILARYRIPAARSAGLPDDNCGQYC
- the metG gene encoding methionine--tRNA ligase, producing the protein MSNRKILVTSALPYANSGIHLGHLMEVIQTDVWVRLQKMRGHDCVYVCADDAHGTAIMLSAEAQGITPEEHIARINQAHQEDFAGFHIGFDNYYTTHSEENREFAETIFARLDANGHISRRKITQLFDPEKQMFLADRFIKGACPKCKAEDQYGDNCEVCGSTYSPTELIEPRSTISGAAPVEKESEHLFFTLPAFTEFLKTWTRSGALQPQVANKLAEWLDSGLQEWDISRDAPYFGFEIPGHPGKYFYVWVDAPIGYMASFKNLCARSGHDFDAYWNKNSEAELYHFIGKDIVNFHTLFWPSMLQSAGFRTPTAVYVHGFLTVDGKKMSKSRGTFINARTYLDHLDPEYLRYYLVAKMSDGVDDLDLNLEDFVQRVNSDLVGKVVNIASRCAGFINRGFSGQLADQHSEPQLLAEFQAASDTIATLYEKREYSKAMREIMALADRANQYINDQQPWVLAKADPQDLRVQAICSMGINLFRLLVIYLKPVLPVLACKAEAFLGVESLRWQDADTALKGTTVNRFEPLLQRVEMEKVQAVIEATRVEVGQREVESSKPASQASGPALESEIEIDDFFKVDLRIARITGAEHVKGADKLLRLELDLGIDDKGQPLTRTVFSGIKSAYDPAQLVGRLTVMVANLKPRKMKFGLSEGMVLAAGPGGKDIWLLEPDSGAQPGMRVT